The sequence below is a genomic window from Coffea arabica cultivar ET-39 chromosome 4c, Coffea Arabica ET-39 HiFi, whole genome shotgun sequence.
ttatgttgtacaatttcTAACTATTAGTTGTCAATGTTATATGCAAATGTTTAGTTCATTATGATACACATATGCCTCTCACTTATCCAAAGTGCTAATTTTAGGCCCTTTCCTTTCTGGTTTctgccttcttttctttctttttctccttttcttttgttttttattctATTAAGACAAGTAATGAGTTACTTgtgttttctttcaaaaaatgaattaattaGGATATTAGTTATATGAGTTTTAGACCACTATTACTGAACTTAGCCATTCATTTTTTAAGAATTTCAACTTTGAAAACCACTGGAAAAGATGCAGTTTGTCAAAATTGCCAAAGAAGGTGAGAGATTCTATGATGAATCAACTCGGAAAAAAGTATTTTACACATTCGGAAAATGCAAAACTGGCACCTCTTCTTCACAAGTATAAACTATAAGCTTTGGAACTTGAATATATTAACTATTTTTGAAACCGTAATGAGAATTTATGTTTCAACATGGAAAGCTAATATTTGTACGTATGGCCTAAAAACAGATGTTTATTGTTTTATTCTATTACTTGGAACGAAATGTAAATACAAATTGGAGTCAACTTTTAGCTGCCCAGTGATTTTTCTCACACAAAAATCGTATTCACGGTGCAATAATTTccgaaagaaaaaaggaaagaaaaaacctTATATTGAAAGACATACAACAATCCTACCAGGATGGCTTGTTTTTCATCTTCCAAATGCTagattttgtttcatttctagGATATTAGATTCTTAACAGACAAGAAAATATATactaaaaaggaaagagagagagaagttgGAGTAATATGCTTTGCAAGTTAAAGATACTTATAAAGCAATATGCATGACGGGcaagttaaaattttaattttaggtGGACTAAAATTAGGTTTTAATATTGTGTATATAAATAGATgtctaagaaaatatttttaacttATAAAACATGAACAAAAAACAAAGCATATAACTAATTAAGTCTCTAATTCTCTAGTTTGGGAAGGGTAAAGACTTAATATCAAATTGCGAGACCAAAAACTTAAGCAGCAAAAGTTTCTTGaggtaattgaaaattttagggGCATATATATCCCCGTCACTCTAAAACTTGCAACAGCATGTAAATACAAATAGCCGTCCATTTGTAGCTGCCCAAATATTGAGTTTCTCAAAATATAGCCTATTGAAGAATTTTATTCACTGCACAACAATTTCAAGAATGAAAAACTGCGTCAAAAAAGACACAGCATAATTCAATCAAGGTGGCCGCTTTCATATTTAGAGTGCTGAATTTTGTCCTGCTTTAGGACTGTTAGATATTAAACAGACAAGAAAATACATACAAAACGAAATAGTAGAAGATGGAGGAAATGGGAAGACACATATATATGTCCTGAATTCTGTCCTGTTATTGTTCAAGTTCTATGTGTCTAATACTTCAAGCATTTTCCCAAACGAATATACTGAACCATGGTTGAAtttttctttaagaaaaataaatgtttgattgtgtcaatagaaaaaaaaaaacaatgtttGATTGTGTCAATAGAATGGCCTTTATCTTTGATAAAGACATACAGACCAAACGAGAAATAAAATGCATTGGATTTTTTGCTGAGTACATTCTTGTCTTTTCATTTGCAAAGGATACACatggcaaagaaaaaaaaaattttcttcttacTTTGTCTATAAATAGCTTCATTTCTTTTCATCCACCATCACAGAAAAACTCCTAGCTATCTAAGTTTCTTCCAGTTTTTACTCTTTGGTACCAAAACTCCTAAGaagaaatatacatatatagcCATGGGTGTTACAACTTTCAATGAGGAATACACTTCCCCAATTGCCCCTGCAAGGCTTTTCAAAGCATCCATTGTAGACTCCCACAATTTGGTCCCAAAACTTATGCCACAAGCCCTAAAAAGCATTGAAATCACACAGGGTAATGGTGGAGCTGGAAGCATTAAGCAAATTAACTTTGTTGAAGGTAAGATTACCAGCCGATGCCGTGGAATGTTCTGAAAGCGTTTGAATCCAAATACTATTTTCATgagtagaaaagaaaaattttaaacatCTGAACTTCGTTGCCGTTTAATATaagtattgatgattttttctaCATTAACAATGCAAAGACTTCTTTGAATTTGATGGCATGGATGTATGTAAAAAGGAAATCTAAATTTGAATAGAGGTAATGTATCATTTATCCACACTCGTCAGTGCAAATAAATATTTGCATTGACAGTGGATGAAAACGATTTCCAACattagaaaaagtaaaattGCAATCTATTTTTTAAGAATCATGTTGTGTAAATGCTATGCCTTCTAAAACCTTCAATTAGACGATTTGTAATGTACAGTCCACATCGAATTCATTGTCTCAACTTGTCAATGCTTTGCAGGCAGCCATTTTGGCTCTTTGAAGTACCAAATTGATGAGCTCAATGAACAGACCTACACATACAACCACACTCTGATTGAAGGCGGCTCATTGACAGAAAACCTTGAGAAAATCACTTATGAGGTCAAGTTTGAGCCGACTTCAGAAGGTGGAACTGTCTCCAAGGTGACTAGCAAATACTACACTAAAGGAGATTTCTCACTCAAAGAAGAGGACATCAAGGCAGGCAAAGAAAAAGTTGAGGGAATGTACAAGGCTGTGGAGGCCTATCTCCTTGAAAATCCTGATGCCTATGCCTAATCATCTCTCAAAATTTGGTCATTGTAATCTTTCAGTTTCCTTCTTGGATTTCTGTTTCTTCTCTTGGTTTTAGTGTCTTTGATTTGGCAGTAAGGATCTTTGCAATTTGTTATCGTCAAGTTTCACAAAGTATGTTGTACTAAATTACTTTGTGTTATCGTCATGTTTTATCCTTATAAAATATTTAGTTTATACTCTATAAGCCTAAAAATTTCCTTAAAATTTTAGGTTTAGATGTTTAACACACAAATATCACAAGATAACGTCAAAGGAGAGGGGGAAGGGGAACGGTTTAGGAATTGAATCTAATCTTCTTGATAATTCAGTTGGATCTTGGGGAGAAAATAAATCAGTATTATCGAAAAACACTTTAGTAATGGGCTAAAGGTACCAATTCCACAAAATACTAcagattaaaatatgagagtttaaaaatgaaaatattctAAACCGCAGCTAAGGGACCAAGAAGACATGTTGACAATATAATACAACTTTGGGGATTACTTAAACAAAATTATTCCATTAATTATATTGAAAAAACAGCAAGCAATACATAACAAGCTAACAACTTTAGAATAACGTTTTATTCAAGCCACAATTAGCTTTAGTTTGGCTTGGTTGGATGAGGATCACTTAGAATACTTCAACCTTGTTCCAGAGGACAAGCATCAAACCGCAGTGGATGGCATTTGGAAGATAAGGACCAAAAGGAAAACATTGCATTCAAGAATTCGATTTTGAAGAGTTGGTTGATTAGGTGGATAACTTATAATATATAGAGGCAGGAGTTTTTCTATGGGGCAAAATTAATGCCATAAAAAGGATATAGTTCACTTTTTTTTCTATCCTCCCACTCCTTCCCACACTATTCCCATTCCAACTGACAAGTACAGGATTCAAACCTTAAACTTATATAGTAGTGGAGAAAAAGGATATGGTTCACTGCGAAAATGTTATAAATTTTCATGGGTTGATGATTTATTTCTAAAAGAACCTCTCTAACAGTTTCAAACTTGTAAGGGGGGCTCCCCTTACACGATAATGGAGTTTGTAGAATTGATTTATTTGGTTGTGAGGGAAGACAAATGCAAAAGATGAAAAGGATAAGAAAATGACTATGGATTTATGGAATTTCTGAACTTTTTATTGTTTGTCTAGTTGCGAACCaataaagcaaaaagaaaacgaaaaagtCCAACAATGTAAATAGCTCATGATccacaaataaaacaaaacaagaaactaaaatGAGCACCCTGAAATTTTTGTAGTTTGCCAAACTGAATTTGAAGATGAGGAGATTTTAGAGTTCCACATTCATTTCATCAAAAGATATATGGTTGTTAGAGACAAGATTCATGCTCAATCTACGAAAAAACAGCCATAacaaatttttgttgttttaggaTTTATCTCGCAGTCAATTTGATTGCATGCTTAATTCAACAATTACATGAACGGAAAGTATAACATACTTCATCCAGTGTTGGTTCAATTTTCCTATATTAGGTAATCAACTCCCTTGTGAGCTAGAACTCCACTTGGAATTCTCGGTGACATATTTTCTATGACAATCCAATGTCACCTCTAATATTGCGCCAAGTgttctattattatttatactttaatttCTAATAATTCAAACTGATTTGGTTTAACACAAGTTTTCTCTACCCTCTAAACCTTTGAACCAAAATTAACCGACCGCTCCAATAATACTCATCTTATTACTTGAGCAAGCAGTGAAGTGAGCTGCCATGGCCGCCCGCTCCATCTTCCTCACTATGGCTCGGTAACAACTGACAATTTCCATCTCCATCTGTATTTCTGTATTTCAGTTTCCTTTGATCCTTTTCCATCCCTTTTGCTGAAAAAAATTAACCCATAAAGAATTTTTTGTCTGCAGTAAACTAAGGCGAAGGACTGCGTTGCGATATTTCTCTACTCCTTCTCCTTCTGCAAGCGAGGTTGAAGTTGTAGCATGTGATCAAGCAGATGAGGAGAAGGGTTCTGATTCTTATTCAGAAACTACGACGAATGATGATTTGAAGAGTAGAATAATGAGGCTTAGGCTCCCTAAAAGAAGCGCCACCAATGTCCTCCACAGATGGGTTAGTGAAGGCAACAGCATTACCATCTCCGACCTCCGTCAAATCTCCAAAGACCTTCGTAAATCTCAGCGCTATAAGCACGCCCTCGAGGTTCCATCCccccttttccattttctttgctTAATAGCCTAAagttccccttttcttttcttttcttttttcaaaaaaaaaaactgcattttttgtttggtcctgtaaagagagaaactttgggtttgattttctattttcttggtTTGATTGATGTCCATTGGTTGAATGGGAAAAGGGTGGTTAGTAATTCTGGTGAATTTGATATGAATTTGAAGGCGGCGTTGGCATCATGTAGATAGAAGCCAACTGGAGCACTTGAATTCCATCTGTAAAGTTAAAGCCATTGGCATTATATTCATTTAATAGATCGATCAAGCGATGAACCAGATGTATAACCATTAGGGTGGAATTAAACGTAGAAGTTGAGATGTTTCTTAGGATTTATTGGAGCGGTCGGTTAATTTTGGTTAAAAGGTTTAGAGGGTAGAGAAAATTTATGTTAAACCAAACTaatttgaattattagaaaTTAAAGTGCAAATAATAATAGGATACTTGACGCAATATTAGAGGTGGCATAGAAAatatgtcaccgaggatcccaagtgcTAGAACCCTGAGAATTGCAATTTAACTATATCTACTTTCTCCTCAAATTATTCTTTGTCACCTCAAACTGTTTGGTAGATGGATTCAGATTTTGTGTTTGAAATTgttttcaatttgaaggttgATCACAGGTCCTTTGTATTTGTTTACTTATCCAGACTCCTTTGTTGTCGTGTTTCCTTTTGGATGAGGAATATGTCCACCACAAGCTACAagaaaattaatttaatttttcttaagaaataaaagTCTTAATTGCAAATTTCATTATTGCACGCAAGACATCTAAGACAAAAACGAAATATGTAATTGTTCTTGTGGGCAAAGTGATAGATCGAGGTACACCAATTTATTGAATTAAAAGAGGATTAACGGTCGCCATGaagaataaaattatttttactcaaaaaataaaaaaattgtagaattttTAAATCATACCAAAACTGTATatgattttcatttacataAAAGCATATGCCTTGACTGGTTACAAATTCTACCATATATTTAGCAATTTTAtctattttcttttagtttctTTCGTGCCTTGTCATATTCAAAAGTATTGAAGAAGTTTTCCTTTCTAAACTGAACTTTAAGTTTAAGGCCATGCGAATATCAACGAAATTATGTTACCTACTTTGCCTCTTTTTGTAAGAAAGGGTTTGTCTTTCAGAAGTTTTCAAAGAACTAGTCCAATGTATTAAAACTCTTCGGATCTGTTTCATAGCAGCTTGTTTCTACTAACAAGTATGAATCACGTCTTGTAGTAACGTTATTCATGaaggttctttttttttaacttttttttaattaatatttCGGCATTTAAATCCATAAAGCTTGATGAACAATAAACACAAGTTTTAACTGCCAATTATTCGATGTTATATGAAAATGTTTAGTTCATTACTACATGCAAATACCTATAGTGGCATTTTCAAAGTCCTAATTTTAGGCCCTTTGGGCATATTAATCAACTATTAAACCATAACAAAGTATGCATTACGATATGTAATTGCAAATGTGACAGTGCATTAAAGCCTGCTCGTAGAACAAACTCGATCTTTACATTGATCGTGCTGAAAAGATTAGTCCATAATACTATATAGATTTCTATGGATGTAAATGTTGTGTTAGTCTAGAATTTGCAATAATAAGTGAATAAAAATTTACATTCAACTTGTGGCTGCCTGGTAATTGAGTTTCTAACAAAATTTTTTACTGAAAAATGGTATTCACTGCACAATAAATTCATAAATGAAAATAACGTTTAAAGATGGACAAAGAACAATCCAATCAGGAGATGGCCAATTTTTACATTCAGATTGCTGAATTTGTTCTGCTTTTAGGACTATTAGATTCTAAACAAACAAGAAAGTATATAGCATAAGAAGAAAGAGGAGGAGAAGGTacaggaaaaggaagaaacatATCTTGAACTCTGTCCTGTTTAATGTCAAACTTGCATATGTCTAACACTTCAAGCATTTTTCCTAACGAATATGCTCATCCATGCTGATTTTCTTCAGGAAAAAATGTTTGACTTGTCAATATAGTGGCCCTTGCTGCCTCTAGCCTTTAGTAAAGCCATGCAAACCAAACGAAAAATAGAACAATATTGGACTGATTCCTGAGCAAGGTGTCCTTTCATTTGCCAAGGGTGCACATATTTGCAACTAGCTGACAATTTTTGGCAGAAAATTTCTCCATAGTTCATCTATAAATAGCTTCACCCCTGTAATCCACAGCCGCACAGAAAAACTCCCAGCTTTCTAAGTTTCTTTCAATTCTTATTATTTGGTATCAAGCCTCTTAAGAAGAAATTTCTATAGTCATGGGTGTTACAACTTTGAATGAGGAATCTACTTCCCCAATCGCCCCTAAAAGAATCTTCAAAGCCTCCATTGTAGACTCCCACAATTTAATCCCAAAACTCATGCCACAAGTCATTAAGAGCATTGAAATCACCCAGGGTAATGGTGGAGCAGGAAGCATTAAGCAAATTAACTTTGCTGAAGGTAAGATTACAAGGCCATTCCATTATACGTACTGAAAGCTTTAACAGTTCAAACGCTACTGTCCTAGCTAGAAAACAAAAATTGTAAACATCTCAACTAGTTGCTACAgtttaataaaaatatttatgatCTTTACTACACTCATAGTGCAAAGAATTCTATAAAGTAGACCGCATGATGCTTACTAGAtgtgcaatatatatatataaaatttaaatagaCGTGATTTGTCATTGATCCAAACTCGTCagtataaaattaatatttgcaTCGACAATATAGAAATGATTTTTGAATTTACAAAAAGTAAATTTGCAGATCGACTTTTCAAGATTCATGTTTAAATTTGGGTAGACGAGATTTGCCATTCATCCAAACTCGCCAGCATAAATTAATATTTGCATTGACAGTGTAGAAACGATTTTTTACTTTACAAAAAGTAGTTTTGCAGATCTAATTTTCAAGCATCATGTTGTATAAGTCCTATACCTTCTAAACCCTTCAATTGGACAAATATAATGTACTTTCCAGAATTTATTGCTATTATGTTGAAAGCAACAGCCACGCTTGTGTTTGAAATTGTCAATGCCTTGCAGGCAGCCATTTTAAATCTTTGACGTACCAGATTGATGAGCTCAACCAAGAAACTTACACCTACAACTACACATTGATTGAAGGCGGTGCATTGACAGAAAACCTTGAGAAAATCACTTATGAGGTCAAGTTTGAGCCAACTCCAGAAGGTGGTTCTGTCTCCAAGGTGACTAGCAAGTACTACACCAAAGGAGATTTCTCACTCAAAGAAGAAGATATCAAAGCAGGCAAAGAAAAAGTTGTGGGAATGTACAAGGTTGTGGAGGCCTATCTCATCGAAAATCCTGATGCCTATGCCTAATCATCTTTCAAGATTTGCTGATTTATCTCTCAATTTCCCTATTGGGGTTCTTTTCATTGTGGCTTTTGTGTGTCTTTAATTTGGCAATAAGGATCTTTACTGTTGTAATCCTCAAGTTTCACAAAACATGTTTCACTAAATTACTAATGATAACAATACCTCGTGTCAACCTGTCAATGATCAAGAAAATTCCAACTTTTGAATTGCATCGAATGGATCGAAGATCCCTTAAACCCTTTTTTGTCAATTACAATAAATAACTGTTTATCTCACAACATATAGGACAGTGAGAGTTTATAATGATTGGATTGATCCTGTCAATGACATATTTTATCCGAGTCATATTGtgtaaataaatagtaaatttgATCAGTTGGACCAGCCCTTGCTGAATATGATACCATAGACAAAAAATGATGAACACTAAAACATTATTCTGGTCGGTATTCAAGACAACAAAAGTGATCAAATTGCAGAatcggaaaagaaaaaaagaaacacttcCAGATTGAACTCTCCAAATTGCAATAGCCAAGAAGTCCGATCTGAAAAAGCCACATAGAGCGAATGCCTTCTAACACTAATCACATTCCTTAACTGCCCTCTCCGGCTACCAACccagaaagaggaaaaaaaactaTCATCATAAACTCTCCGTCCAAATTGTGGACAAGTCCTATGTGGAAAGATCAATTAAGCTTGAAATACCTAAAATCAATGTCTTCTAAGATTTAACAAGtcctgtgaaaaaaaaaataagagaccGTTTACCTTATTATGACCAAGTTTTGGAAAGGGTTAATTTCATTTTACTCTCTTGAAATATACTCTAAATCGCACTTTTGTCCTTAAGCTAGAATTCGGAACACTTTGTTGCTTAAAATCTTAAGCTCATTCCACTTTAGCCCAATTGTTGAAGGACTATATAAAATTGCTGTCACTGTGTAAACGGAATATTTTGATTTTAGTTATAAGGTAACCAAGAGCAGCAACTATTCTGTTAACTTTGGTACATTCCATTTATAGTGGACTAAAGTGGACAAGTATAAGATTCTAGGAAGTAAATCTTTCTAacttaaaagaataaaaattagGGAATAGTTCAAAGGTGTAAAATGGAATTAACACTTTTGGAAACTATAACACTATTTATAGTTTCTGGAAGGGATTGATGAGTGTGAGAGATGTGTTGGAAGAAGGGATACTGAGGAGAATAGGGAATGGGGTTAGCACAAAGATATGGGAACATAAGTGGATTCCACAGGCCCCAAATGACAAGCCATCAACAACTAAGCCACAAAATTGTAAGTTTGAAACAGTTCAGCAGCTCATCACTAACAAAAGATGGAACTCCAACCTGGTTTTCAGACTTTTCAATAAGTCGGATGCTATGAGGATTCTTAGTATCCCAGTCAGCCTAGGGGGGAGAGAAGACTCACATTATTGGGGATACAATGAAGGAGGAGAATACACGGTGAGGTCTGGCTATAAGAGGTTTATGAAAGAGAGCTTATGCAGTAGCAATTCTAAGGAAATGGCTGGTACGAGCATGGAGGCAGGCAGTAACCAACGTAAACAGATATGGAATGCATTATGGAGGCTTAATATCAAACACAAAATTAAATTGTTCATATGGAAATGTATCAGGGGTGCTATCCCAGTCAGAGGATAAATTATTTTTGGTGCGTCAGAGGTCCTCTCTCTATAGTAGAGGTTTTCTCACTCTAAAGTAGTTGTGCTCTCTCTTGGGTTAAGAGCCCTCTCACCTCTTTGGTGGGAAGTCAGCacttttcaaatattttcaaattcCCACATTCCCGCAAATCTACATCTAGGAAACCATCGATCAATAATCAACTATGAGGGTCTTTGGATTCAAGTTTAAAGGAACGTAGATCAGCTACAGCTAGTCCGTGCATGGAGGGCAGAAGCTCAAGTGCCACTACCAACTGATGTTTTGCTAATGCCTGGACAAAAGAGAGTCAgtgttctttctttcctttgtcttgCGTATGCGGCACAAGTGAGCAGTGATCATTATTCTTCTATTTTTGTCTAATTCCTATGCTAAAACCTTTTTCTGTTTAGCTTTTGGTCCActctttcctttgtttttttgggtCCCTTTGCTGTCTGCTTTGCGTTGAGTTATCCTGAGTGTGGGTGGTTATACCACGTGGAATTGCTGGTCTGTTCCATGGAGGGAGATTTGACAGAGCTCCTACAGAAATTTTCCCTTGAAGGGAATGAGCTGCTAGGACCGACGTTGGAGCTGGAGGACTTTCATACGGGGGTGAGAGCTTGTGAGAACAGCTTTATCGGTCGAGTTATAGGAGAAAAAGTTATTAATTTCACTGGAATTAAAAACTTTGTGGCTGTGGCCTGGGGGTACCCCAGAAATCTGTCCGTGGTGGAACTGGGACCTAATGTGTTCCAGTTCAACGTGCAAAACCCTGATGATCAGCACAGAATAGTAGAGGGGGGACCGTGGGTTATAGACAATCAGATGTTAGTCCTGAAAAGATGGGTAGAAGGTATAGAGGAGGATTACAAAGCCTTTATGACTGCACCTCTGTGGGTGCAACTCTGGAACTTACCAGTTCACTGGCTTTCTAAGGAGATTGGAAAAAAGATAGGAGGAGTTTTTATTGATGTTAAGGAGGTTTTAGTCCCACAATCTGGAGGGAAGGAGGGTAGACATTTGAAAGTGTTAGCTTTGGTCGATCTTTCTAAACCTCTTCTCAGAGGTACTGTGGTCAGGATTGCGGGAGCTGGAAAATGGATAGCTTTCAAATACGAAAGATGTCCGGATTTCTGCTATAACTACGGGATTGTAGGACACAGTGAGAGGTCCTGCAAAGAAAAGCGAAGTTTAGGCGGTAACAATGCTGAGAACCAGTACGGTCCTTGGCTGAGAGCAGGGAACACTAGGATTTCACCCCAGGGAAAATTAGGGAGGTCGACCGAGGGGAGTGATAAACGCTACTGGACATTTAGGAATGGGGAGATGGTCGAACAGGAAAAAATTAGGCCACAAAATCTGAAGAAACTTGTAGCTGGTTTGGAGTTCTCTGGTAAACAAAGGGGTAGCAACCAGGAGCGGGAGACAGTAGGGTCTGATTTTAGAACAGAGCTGGATGTAGAAACCTCAACTAGAGAGGAGGAAGATAAGGCAGAATCACATGATAGGGTGGAGAGACAGACGAACGTTGAGAAAGAGGGCCTTGTTCTCACCACCTCTTTTCAAATGGGGGAAGGAATCCAGACTTGTATTGCAGCGGTAGAGATGGAGGAGGATGTAGAGGTGGCAGTGCACAACCAAAATCTGGAAACCGAGCTCAGGGAGAAAGAGGCAGGGGTCTTAGTTCTTCATCAGGACTCCCTGGGAGATGAAAAGATGGGAGGGGTGACAGAAAGGCAATACAGGAGATCCTTTAGGAAGTTAAA
It includes:
- the LOC113738995 gene encoding major allergen Pyr c 1-like, whose product is MGVTTFNEEYTSPIAPARLFKASIVDSHNLVPKLMPQALKSIEITQGNGGAGSIKQINFVEGSHFGSLKYQIDELNEQTYTYNHTLIEGGSLTENLEKITYEVKFEPTSEGGTVSKVTSKYYTKGDFSLKEEDIKAGKEKVEGMYKAVEAYLLENPDAYA
- the LOC113738996 gene encoding major allergen Pru ar 1-like, with amino-acid sequence MGVTTLNEESTSPIAPKRIFKASIVDSHNLIPKLMPQVIKSIEITQGNGGAGSIKQINFAEGSHFKSLTYQIDELNQETYTYNYTLIEGGALTENLEKITYEVKFEPTPEGGSVSKVTSKYYTKGDFSLKEEDIKAGKEKVVGMYKVVEAYLIENPDAYA